The genomic region GAAAGTGTCATATCAGgtacaattatataaatataaagatatcATATTAGTTAATGATGATATGAACGTGAAGCCCCATggttattatttgaattcatGTTGTTTAAGTAATTTTGGATGGCTATGTCATAATTTTTTGATTCTAATGTATTGTGTCCGTCTTGATCATCGGAAGATTCATAGTAGTTGTTCGGTATGTTGTTGTAATGGTCTCCAGGACCTTCTCCATTATATTCCTCTGCAACGGATGGATTATAACTATTATGTGAGGGTCCATTATACGCGTGACTGTCTTGTTCATATGGATTAGGCGCGTCATCTTGAGGATGATTTTCTTGTACTTGATAAGAATTGTGTGGATTTTGGAAGGAGCCGTCCCTATGTTCTATATCGAGCGCATGATTCTCGTGGTTTAGTTTCGGGGCTACATCATGAGGTACCTTTATTATTTGAGGTACTGGAACGGGATATGGCCTATTTATATGAACTGGGTATGGCACTTTTTGTACTACTTTCACTGGATACGGTACTGGGACTTTAACAGCGAcggtttttgttattttaattattctgaCTGGTGTTTCGTGGTT from Colias croceus chromosome 3, ilColCroc2.1 harbors:
- the LOC123705783 gene encoding putative uncharacterized protein DDB_G0282499, producing METPVLTILLICIGTSFASHSSYTIPVEGYETELHDLGEHVENHETPVRIIKITKTVAVKVPVPYPVKVVQKVPYPVHINRPYPVPVPQIIKVPHDVAPKLNHENHALDIEHRDGSFQNPHNSYQVQENHPQDDAPNPYEQDSHAYNGPSHNSYNPSVAEEYNGEGPGDHYNNIPNNYYESSDDQDGHNTLESKNYDIAIQNYLNNMNSNNNHGASRSYHH